A segment of the Paracoccus suum genome:
CATGCTCGCCGCAAACCGAAACGGTGATGCCGGGGCGCCGCTCGCGCGCGCGTTCGGCCCCCAGCAGGATCAATTCGCCGACGCCGTCCTGATCGAGGATGTGGAACGGGTCCTCGGGCCAGACGCCTTCGCGCAGATAAGTCCCCATGAATCTGCCCGCGTCGTCCCGCGACAGGCCATAGGTCATCTGCGTCAGATCGTTCGTGCCAAAGCTAATGAAACTTGCGTGCTCGGCTATGTCGCCGGCGCGAAGGGCAGCGCGCGGCGTTTCGACCATGACCCCTAGGCGGTAGTCAAAGCCAGTGCGCCGCGCATTGCGGACCGCTGCGGCCACGGCGTCGATACGGGTCTTGACGATCTCGACCTCGCGCATGGCGCTGACTACCGGGATCATGATCTCGGGCACGACCTGCGCGCCATTGGCCGCGCTTTCGATAGTTGCCTCGAAGATCGCGCGGGCCTGCATCTCGTAGATTTCCGGAATGGCGAGGCCCAACCGGACACCGCGCATGCCCAGCATGGGATTTGCCTCTGCTACAGCCTCGACGCGGCGCACGACGTCCGACAGGGGTATTGCCAGCGTCTCGGCCAACTCGCGCATCCCCTCTCGGTCCTGGGGCAGAAATTCGTGCAGGGGCGGGTCAAAGAGGCGGATGCAGACCGGAAAGCCGGCCATGATGTCGAACAAGGCGACAAAATCCTCGCGCTGCATCGGCAGCAGGCGGTCCAGCGCCAGCCGCCGGTCGGCGGATTTGTCGGCGAAAATCATCTCCTGCATCGCGGGCAGGCGGCGCTCGTCAAAGAACATGTGTTCGGTGCGGCAAAGCCCGATGCCCTGGGCGCCAAAGGTGCGGGCCATGCGCGCATCCTCGGGCGTGTCGGCGTTGGCGCGCACGACCATGTCGCAGGCGGCGTCGGCCCATCCCAGCAGGGTGCGGAAATCATCGTCGATGGCCGGGTCGAGCATGTCGGCCGCACCCGCCAGCACCTCGCCGGAGGTGCCATCGATGGTGATCTCCTCACCCTCGCGAAAGCTTCGCCCCGAGGCAGTCATGATTCCCGCGCGGGCGTCGATCACCAGATCGCTCGCCCCGACGATGCAGGGCAGGCCGAAGCCGCGCGCGATGACCGCGGCGTGCGAGGACATGCCGCCACGCTCGGTCAGCACACCCACGGCGGCATGCATGCCACGCACGTCTTCCGGCACCGTTTCGCGCCGCACAAGGATCGCGGCCTCGCCCCGGGCCTGCGCGTCCTGCGCCCGGGCCGAGCTGAAGACGATGCTGCCAGTCGCGGCCCCGGGTGAGGCGGCGATGCCGCGCAGGATCAGATCGCGCGGCGCGCGCGGGTCGATCTGGCGGTGCAGCAAGTCGCTGAGGGCGCGGGGCTGCACCCGCATCACCGCCTCCTCTGGCGGGATGATGCCGTCGCGGCCCAGCGCGACCGCGATCTTGACCGCCGCGCGGGCGCTGCGGTTGACGCGGACTGCGTCAATGATGCTGAGGGCGCCGTTGCTGAGCGCGAACTCGACCTTCATCTCCTCGCGGAGCCGGGCGCGGGCGGCGGCGCCACAGCGGATCAGCTCGGTCAGGATCTCGGGCGCCTCGTCCTGCAGCGACGGGCCGCGGGGGTCCTTGGTCAGATAGATTTCGCGCGCGCCCTCGCCGCGGGTGCGCCCCTGGGTCTGGTGGTTGAACCGCCCCGCCAGCCGCGGCGCGCCGGTCACCGGATCGACGAAATCGATCCAGCCCGAGCCGCTGAGGCCCGGTCCCAGTGCCAGCGCCATCTCTTGCACGACCAGCCCCAGCGGCGCGTCCGCGGGCGCGCCCTTGGCCTGGCGCAGCAGCCGGGCGGAGGGACCGTCCCAGGCGCGCGCCATGGACCGAAGCACCTCGCCCAGTTGCTGGGCGGGGTCTTGGGGGAAATGCTCGTCAGTCTCGTCGCGATAGGCGGCCAGCGCGCCTTCCAGCGTCGCGGCCCCTTGCTGGGTGAAGGTGTCGGGATCGAGGCGGGCGACATTGACCGCATAGGACTGGACGAAGGCCAGGTACATCGCGTCTGCCGCGACCTTGCCCAGCCGCTCGGCCAGGATAGCGTGGCAGCGATCGTTGATTCCGACGTTCAGCACAGTGTCGGGACCGCCCCAGTCGGGGTTCAGCGCAGAGGGGCGCACCCCTAGCAGGCCGTCCGCTGAGCCGATCACCGCGGCCAGCGCCTCGCGCGAGGGCAGGTGTCCGGCGGCGATCAGGCGCACCGCCTCGACCGGAATGGCGAAGGTGGCGGGGACGGGCAGTTCCATCCGGATCAGGCGCTGCAGGCATTTCGCGCGCCATCCGTGACGCTCGCGGTCGATGCGGGCAGTCGGGGTGATGCGGACAAAGGCGCTGGGATCGATCTGTGCGGTCATGGCCGCGAACCTTAGGCCAGCGCGCGCGTGCTGCAACTGCGAAATGCGGCGCCGGGCTTGCGCTGCTGCGGCCTTTTGGCAATGACCGTAACAACAACGCTCCGCCGCTCTGCCCCTGCACCAAAGGTCCAACATGGTTCCCGACCGCATCCACCTGCGCGAGCATGTGATCGAAGCCGAGATCGGCGCCTTCGCGTCCGAGCGTGACCGTCGCCAGCGCCTGCGCTTTGCGCTGACCGCGACGCTGGCCAGGCCGGGGACCGGGGCCAGCGACAATGTCGATAGCATCCTCAGTTACGATGTACTGGTCGGCGCCATTGCGGATGCGCTGGGCGCCAAGCGGTTCGACCTGCTCGAGGCGCTGGCCGAGGACATCGCCGCCCGAATCCTGGCACATCCGCAGGCGGCAGAAGTGCAGGTCTGCGTTGAGAAACTGGACCGCGTGCCCGGGGCGCTGGGCATCACCATCACGCGTGCGCGGGGCGATGCGGCGGTGCGGTCCGTGTCGGCCGTGAAGATTCCGGTGCTCTCGGCACGCGACAGCCGCCCATCGGGCGCCGCGGTCATTGTCCCCGATGCCCCGGGCCTGCCGATGCCGCAGGGGGGCGATCCCGTGCAGATGGCGCTGCTGGCCCTCGATCAGGCGGCTTGGGCGCTGGCCGCGCAGCTGGGACTGGAAATCGCGGCAACCCGGACCGAGATCCAGGCCGCCGCAAGCGAGGGCCGCGCCGTGGTCTGGGCGCCGGTGCGCATGGTGCGCGAAGCGCAGGACCTTCCCCCAGCCGACCGCGACCGCCCCGAGGCGCTGGCGCGCTGGCTGGCCGCCCGGCTGAGAGACGGGGGATCGGCCACCTGAGCCGAAAATAAGAACGTCCCGCCACGCGTGCCGCAGTGCAGCGGACGCTCGCGGGCTGCGTTGTCATCACGGGAACGCCTGTCCCGACTGGCGCAACCGGCCGAAACGCTCGTTCCCATCCTGCGACCGCGCGCGCCAAATGTGACTCTTGCGTCACGGCAGCGCAGGCGCCAACTGCCTGCCAAATCCGCGCCCGAAGGAAGTCCCATGCCAGAGTTTCTCGCAGGTTTCACCGTTCCGCAGCTCGCCGTGGGCCTCGGCCTCGTTATCGGGCTGGCCTTTGGTGCCCTGGCCGAGCGCAGTGCCTTTTGCTTTCGCCGCGCGCTGGTCGGCAGCGATCGGCGCGAGGCGATGGGCGTGTGGATGACCGCCTTGGCCGTTGCCATTCTCGGTACGGAAGCGGCCGTGATGGCCGGGCTGATCACCTTTGACGGCCATCGCCTGCTGGCCCCCGACCTGCCGATCGCGGCGGTGATTTTGGGGGGCTTGCTGTTCGGCGCCGGCATGGTGCTATCGCGCGGCTGCATCTCACGCCTGACGATCCTTGGCGGCAGCGGCAACCTGCGCGCACTGACGACGATCCTGGTGGTCGCGGTGATCGCCCATGCGACGCTGAAGGGAATTCTCGCGCCGCTGCGTACCGCCATCGGCTCGGTGACAGTGCCGCTGGGCGCACGGGCCAGCCTCGCCTCCCTGCCGGGCGGGCCGCTGCTCTGGACGCTGGTGCTTGCCGCGCTGGCCATCCTGATCGCGCTGCGCTCGGGCGGGCGGCCGCGCCTGCTGGTGCTCGGCGCGCTGATCGGGTTGCTTGTCCCCGCCGCCTGGATCGGCACCGGCTGGCTCCTGGCTGACGAGTTCGATCCGATCACCATGGAGGCACTATCCTTCACCGGCCCCGGCGCCGAGGCCCTGTTCTGGGTCATCGCCGCGACTTCGATCCCTGCCGGTTTCGGTACAGGGCTGGTGGGGGGCGTCCTGCTGGGTAGCCTCGTCACGTCATTGCTGGCCGGCAGCTTTCGGACCGTCAGCTTTTCCTCGCCGCGCGAAACCAGGCGTTACATGGCCGGCGCGGCGCTGATGAGTTTTGGCGGCGTGCTGGCGGGCGGCTGCACCTTGGGTGCGGGCCTCTCGGGCATCCCGACCCTGTCTGTTGCGGCGATTCTGGCGTTGGTCGCCATTGCGGTCGGCGCCAAGGCGACCCATGCGCTGGTCGATGGCCAGACGGCGGACCTGCACGGCGCCCCTATCCGCGCCTGAACGCGACACCCACAAAAGCAACCGGGCGGCCGCATCAGCGCGCCGCCCGATTTTGTTGTCAGACCGCTTTTTTCAGCGCCTCGGTCAGGTCCGTACGCTCCCAACTGAAGCCGCCATCGGCCTCGGGGGCGCGGCCGAAGTGGCCATAGGCGGCTGTGCGGCGGTAGATTGGCCGGTTGAGTTGCAAAGTGTTGCGGATGCCGCGCGGGGTCAGGTCCATGACCTCGGCGATGGCCCGCTCGATCTCGGCCTCCGGGACCGCGCCCGTTCCGAAGGTGTCGGCATAGATCGACAGCGGCCGGGCAACGCCGATGGCGTAGCTGAGCTGGATCACGCAGCGCCGGGCGAGACCGGCGGCGACGACGTTCTTGGCCAGGTAGCGCGCCGCATAGGCGGCACTGCGGTCCACCTTGGTCGGATCCTTCCCGCTGAAGGCGCCGCCGCCATGCGGGGCAGCGCCGCCATAGGTATCGACGATGATCTTTCGTCCGGTCAGGCCGGCGTCACCGTCCGGCCCGCCAATGACAAAGGTGCCGGTCGGGTTGATGTGCCATTCGGTCGCCTCGGTCAGCCAGCTTTCGGGCAGAACTTCGCGGACATAGGGCTCGACGATGGCGCGAATGTCGGCGCTGGTCTGGGCCGGGTCCTTGTGCTGGTGGCTGACGACGATCTGCGAGACCTCGACCGGGCGGCCGTCCTCATAGCGCAGGGAGAGTTGCGACTTGGCGTCGGGACCCAGGCTCGGTTCGGCCCCGCTGCGGCGTGCCTCGGCGAGGCGGCGCAGGATGGCGTGGGAATAGAGGATCGGCGCGGGCATAAGCTCGGGCGTCTCATCGATGGCATAGCCGAACATGATGCCCTGGTCACCCGCGCCGTCACGGTCCACGCCCTGAGCAATGTGCGCCGACTGTTCATGCAGAAAGTTCAGCACTTTGCAGCTGTTCCAGTGGAACCGCTCCTGCTCGTATCCGATGTCTCGGATCACCCCGCGGGCGATTTCCGGGATATGATCGTTGAACTTGCTGAGGCGTCCGGGATCGCTGAGGCCGATCTCGCCGCCGACCACCACCAGGTCCGAGGTTGCAAAGGTCTCGCAGGCGACTCGGGCGCCTTCCTCTTCGGCCAGCAGCGCATCAAGGACCGCGTCCGAGATCTGGTCGCACAACTTGTCCGGATGCCCCTCGGAGACCGATTCCGAGGTGAACACGTAATTCTGTCTGGCCATGAGATGCTCCATTAGATGACCCCGTCACGCCAGGAAGCCGTTGTGACGGTCGGCAAGACTTAGGGGTCAGCGCGGCGGGCGTCAATGCGGCGCAATGGGCGCCGCGACGCTGTGATTGCCGCAGCCAGGACGATCAGCGCGAAAAGGACCGCGGGCAGGTTTCCCCAGGCCAGCCACAAGGTCGGCGGCAGCGGCGCCGGCAGGCGCGCGTCTATCCGCCCCTGCTCTCCCAGATCAAGCCGCGCGGTCAGCCGTCCCATCGGGTCGATGGCCGCGCTGACCCCGGTATTGGCCGCGCGCATGACCGGCAGGCCGGTCTCGATAGCGCGCAGGCGGGCCTGCGCCAGATGCTGCCATGGCCCCGAGAACTTGCCGAACCAGGCGTCGTTGGTGACCTGCAGCAGCCATTGCGGGCGCTGCGGCACCTCGCGCAGGTGCTGGGGAAAGACTGCCTCGTAGCAGATCAGCGGCTGGAACGGTGGCAGCCCGGGGATATGCATCACCTGCGGACCCGGACCGGGCGTGTAGCCAAAGCCCGCCTGCGCCGCGAAAGCGCGGATACCGAACCGGGCGAGGGCATCGCCGCCGGGGATATATTCGCCGAACGGGACCAGGTGGAACTTGTCATATGCCGCGCCGACCGTGCCCTGCGGCGTGATCTCGACGAGGCTGTTGAACCAGCGCGGCCCCTCGGCCCGCTGGATGCCCGTCAGCAGCGGCGCGCCGCCGGCCGCCTCGGCCATCTGGGGCAGCGCGGGGCCGGCGTCGTTGAGCAGAAAGCTGACCGCGGTTTCGGGCCAGATGACGGCATCGGGGCGGCGCCCCTCGGACGTAGGGCCTTGGGACAGGGTGATGAGGCGGCGATAGAATTCGGCCGCCCAGTCGGCGTCCCACTTCAGCGCCTGATCGGCATCGGGCTGGACCAGCCGGATCGTCAGGCCGGTGTCGGCGGCGGACGCGCGATGCAGCCGTGCCTCGCCCGCGATCCAGGCAAGGGCAAAGAGGGCCAGCGCCAGCGTGATGCCGAGCCAACCCTGGCGGCGGGTGCGCAGCGCGAAGGGTAGCGTGGCCAGTGTCAGGGTCAGGGCCGTCAGTCCGAGCTGGCCGCCTATGGCGGCGAGTTGCGCAACCGGGCTGCCGAGCCAGGCCTGTCCCGGCTGTGCCCATGGAAAACCGGTGAATATAAAGCCGCGCAGCCATTCGGACAGCAGCACAGTGGCCGCCATCGCCGCGGCGCGAGGGAGCGGGCGGGGTCCGGGAACCAGACGGGCGGCGAGCCACAGGGGAGCAGCCCAGAACAACCCGCCGCCGAGGGCCATCAGGACCAGTGCGAACGGCGCCATCCAGCCGGTCACCTGCGGCTCGACCAGGAAGGGGTCCACGATCCACGACAGCGCCGCGCCGAAATACCCGGCGCCGAGCAACAGGCCAAATATGCCCGCAGCGCGCGCGGTCGGAGCCTGCGCAGCAATCGCCAGGCCGAGCGCGAGCGCAATCGGCGTCGCGGGCCAGAAACTGAACGGCGCAAAGCCGAGCGAGGCCACCGCACCGATGGCGACCGGTGCAGCCACGGCGAGCGCGCGTTGACGTCGGCTCATCATGCGGTGCGGGGCTGGGGGTCACCAACCCCCGGGCGGGAAGCGCGTTTTGCGAAGGAAGCCGAGGTCAGAGTGCGCGCCGGCGGCAGATTTCGTCCGGCGCGCATCAGGCAGGGCTCAGGCGTCGCGCTCGGCGGCGGGGGCGGGCGCGGCGTCGGCCGCGGGCACGGCTTCGAGGGTTTTGGCGCGGGGTTTGCGAGTCCGGGCGGGTTTGGCCGCGGCCGGCTCGGCCGCTGTCGCGACCGAAGTTCCTTCCGGAGGCGCGTCGGCTGCCGTTGCCTTGGGCTTGCGCGTGCGCTTCGGCTTGGCCGGAGCCTCCGCTGCCGCAGCAGCATTTGCCTCGGGCGCGGCCTCGGCGGCAGCTTTGGGCTTGCGCGTCCGGGTTCGCTTGACCGGGGTCGCAACCTCGGCGGCGACCGGGGCGACGGTCTGCGGATCGGGGTCAAGGACGACCTCGACGCTCGGCGCGGTCTCGTCGAGGACCGGCTCGCTGACCGGCTCGACGGTGGTTTCCGGCAGAGCCACGGTTTCCAGCGACGGCGCAGCGTCAGGCAAGGCGGCCTCGGGCGCGGCCAGCGCCTCGGGGATCACAGCCTCCGGGACGGCCGACTCGCCGCCAGCAGCCTCGGGGACGGCGGCTTCAGTCACGGCCTCCCGGGCACGATCTTCCCCGCGATTGCGGCCCCGGCCGCGGCGCGAGCGGCCCCGTTTTTCATCGCGGCGCTCTTCACGCGGCTCGCGCTCGACCTTGGGGTTTGGTTCGACCGCGGCTTCGGCCGAGCCGGTGTCGGGCGCGGGCGAGGTGCGAAAGCTGCGGGTCATGAAATCGGGCACGTGATCGCCCAGTCCGACGATACCGTTGCGGCGGTCGTCCCCGTTGCGGCGGTCGTCGCGACGTCCGTTGCGATCATCGCGGTCGCGGCGAGGTTCGTCACGACGCTCGTCGCGGCGTTCGCCATGATGCTGGGACCGGGGCTCGTCGCGACGCTCGCTGCGGTGGTCGTCCCGGCGCTCGCTGCGCGCCTCGGACCGCGGCTCACGGCGGTCGCCTTGGCGGCCATTCTGGCGCTCGCCCCCGCGTGGCTCGGATTTTGCGGCGGCCGCGACGTCGGTATGAGCAACAGCCGGGGCAACTCCGTTCGCGACCGGCGCCGGCTCGACCGCGGCGAGCGTGACGGCGGGAACCTCCAGCGGCTGGGTGCCGGCCGAACGTTCGATCAACTCGTCCTTGCCGCGTGGTCCGCGGCCGCGGTCGGCAGGTTTGCGACCCGATCGGCTGGAGCGGTCCTCGCGCGGCGCGCGGGGTGCCTCGCGCGAGGCATCGCTGATCGCAAAGCCCTCGGGAACCTGCACGCGGGGCAGCGTCGATTTCACCAGGTTTTCGATCGCGGCCAGATACTTGTCGTCTGACGGAACGGCCAGCGAAATCGCGGTGCCCTGACGGCCGGCGCGGCCGGTGCGGCCGATGCGGTGGACGTAGTCCTCGGCATGGCTCGGCAGGTCGAAGTTGAAAACATGGCTGACGGCCGGGATATCCAGGCCGCGCGCGGCGACATCCGATGCGACCAGGAAGCGCAGCGTGCCTTCACGAAAGCCATCGAGCGTGCGCATGCGCTGCGCCTGTTCGAGATCGCCATGGATCGGGGCGGCGTCAAAGCCATGCGCTTTCAGCGACTTGGCGACGATGTCGACCTCGGTCTTGCGGTTGCAGAAAATGATCGCGTTTTTCAGCGCCTCGCCTTCGGCATTGATTACGGCGCGCAGCAACTCGCGCTTTTGCTTGGCCGACTGATCCTTGCGGGTGGGCGTGATCTCGATCAGCTTCTGGGTGATCGTCTCGGAGGCGGTGGCCTGGCGCGCGACCTCGATCCGCTCGGGAGCGTGCAGGAAGGTGTCGGTGATGCGCTCGATCTCTGGCGCCATTGTGGCGCTGAAGAACAGCGTCTGGCGGGTGAACGGCGTCAGCTGGAAGATGCGCTCGATGTCGGGGATGAAGCCCATGTCGAGCATGCGGTCGGCCTCGTCCACGACCATGATCTGGACGCCCTGCAGCAGCAGGTTTCCGCGTTCGAAATGGTCCAGCAGGCGCCCGGGGGTGGCGATCAGAACGTCGACGCCGCGGTTGATCAGCATCTCCTGATCGCGCATCGAGACACCGCCGATCAGCAGCGCCTTGGTCAGGCGGGTGTGCTTGGCATAGATGTCAAAGTTCTCGGCCACCTGCGCGGCCAGCTCGCGCGTGGGACACAGCACCAAGCTGCGCGGCATCCGCGCGCGCGCGCGGCCGCGGCCGAGCAGGGTGATCATCGGCAGCGTAAAGCTGGCGGTCTTGCCGGTGCCGGTCTGCGCGATCCCGAGCACGTCCCGTCCTTCCAGCGCCGGCGGGATGGCGCCCGCCTGGATCGGCGTTGGTGTGGTATAGCCGGCCTCGGTGATGGCCTGCAGAACCTTGGGGTCGAGCTTCAGGTCGGAAAATTGGGTCATTCAAGGGCTTTCGATCGGTCAGGAGGCGTCCGTGGCGACCGTGCCGCGGCAATGCCGCGAGGCCACCTGTCGGGACGCTTGATCCGCACGTCCCTTGGCTGTCCGCCGGATGCGGACGCACGGCCATTAGGCGAAATGGCGCCCCGCGTCAATCCGACTCGGGTTGTCGGGGCATGGGTCAGGCCGAGGCGGCTGCTGCTAAGGGCCGGGAATTGAGGCTGTCTCCATGGGCTGCAACGCGTCGGCACGCCTCTGCCAGGCGATCATCAGGCACTGTCAGCGACAGCCGGACAAAGCCCGCAGCCTGCGCGCCAAAGGCGTTACCAGGCATGACCGCGACCGACTGCGCATCCAGCAGCGTTTCGGCAAAGCCGAGGCCGTCAAGGCCGGTGCCGCGCACGTCGAGCATCAGGAACATGCCCGCCTGCGGCAGCATCGCCTTCAGCCCCGGCGCTGCGGCCAGAATATCCGCCGCCAGTGTCGCCCGGCGGAGGTAATCGCCGCGCAGCGCCGCTGCGGTCGGCGAGGGTTGGCGCAGAGCATGCGTGGTCGCGTCGGCGATGAAGGGCTGGTTGCCAAAAAACATCATCTCGACCAGCGGCTGCACGCGCGTGCAGAAGGCCGCCGGCCCGGCGATCCAGCCGCTGCGAAAGCCTGGCACCGCCTCGCTTTTCGAGATCGAGCTGACGACGACGGTCCGCTCGGCATGTTCCGCCATGTCGAAGGGAGAGGCGAAAGCGGACTCGGCGTCAAAGATGAGCGCTTCATAGACCTCGTCGCTGACGATCCACAGATCGTAACGGGCGCAGACTTCGGCGACCGCTGCGACCTCTGCCGCGGTCAGAACGGTGCCAGTCGGGTTGTGGGGGTTGTTCAGCAGCAGGACGCGTGTCGCCGGCGTGATCGCCGCCTCGAGCGCGGCGGGCGTCAGGCGAAAGCCGTCCTCGGCCAACATCGGGACCGGGCGCAAGCTGGCGCCGGAGGCCGCAATCACCCCCTCATAGGTGGCGTAATAGGGATCGGGCAGGGCGACCTCGGTCCCCGGTCCGGCCAGCGCGGCAATAGTCGAAAAGAGGGCGGCCTGGGTGCCCGGCACGGCAAGGATATTGTCGCGGGCGACCACCCGGCCGCTGCGAGCGGTGTATTTCTCGGCCAGCGCGTCGCGAAGTGCCGGTTCCCCGCGGCCATCGGAATAGCGGATGCGGCCGGCGGCCAGCGCGTCGGTCAGTGCACCGAGGATCGACGGGTCGGGGGCGCGATCCGGCTCGCCTATGGTCAACTCGATGATCTCGCGCCCAGCGGCGGCCAGCGCGCGGGCGCGGAAATGGACCGCCCATTTTTCGGCGCCAAGGCCCTGCAGGCGGTTCACGGTATCGGAAAAGGGTAGCATGGCGCGAATCCTGTCAGGTGTGGTCGGTGCAGAGCCGGTCGTACGGACAAGCTGGGGTCAGTCGAATGGTGCATGTCGCGGGCGGCCCAGCCGTAGCCGGGGAGGGGAGGCAATGTAAACGCGGAGCGCGTTCGGCAGGCGTGCGCCCCTCCGGACCCCGTTAGCGCAACCGGCGTTGCCGCTGGGGGGCGAGCCGGGTAGGCAGGCGCCAACGTCCGCACGAGAGGTTCTGCCATGAAAATGACCGATGAAGTCCGACGCATTCTCAGCAATTACGAGGGCGACAACCCCGGTGTGAAAGGCAACCTCGCCCGCATGCTGATGCAAGGCAAGCTTGGCGGCACCGGCAAGATGGTCATCCTGCCGGTCGACCAGGGGTTCGAGCACGGCCCGGCGCGCAGCTTTGCCAAGAACCCGCTCGGCTATGACCCCCACTACCATTACCAGCTGGCGATCGACGCGGGGCTGAACGCCTATGCGGCCCCGCTGGGGATGCTCGAAGCGGGGGCCGATACCTTTGCCGGCCAGATCCCGACAATCCTAAAGTGCAACAGCGCCAACAGCCTGATGAGCGACACCGCCGGCAAGAACCAGGCGGTGACCGGCACGGTCGACGACGCCCTGCGCCTCGGCTGCGCGGCCATCGGCTTTACCATCTACCCGGGCAGCGACATGGCCCTCGACATGTTCGAGGAGATCAGCCAGATGCGCGCCGAGGCTGCCGCGGTCGGCATCCCGACCGTGATCTGGTCCTACCCGCGCGGTGAGGCGATCAGCAAGGACGGCGAGACCGCGATCGACATCGCGGCCTATGCCGCGCAGATCGCGGCGCTGCTGGGCGCGCATATCATCAAGATCAAGCTGTCGACAGACGTTCTGGAGAACAAGGACGCCAAGAAGGTCTATCAGGAGCAGGGGATCGACATTTCGACCCAGGCGGCA
Coding sequences within it:
- the lnt gene encoding apolipoprotein N-acyltransferase; this encodes MSRRQRALAVAAPVAIGAVASLGFAPFSFWPATPIALALGLAIAAQAPTARAAGIFGLLLGAGYFGAALSWIVDPFLVEPQVTGWMAPFALVLMALGGGLFWAAPLWLAARLVPGPRPLPRAAAMAATVLLSEWLRGFIFTGFPWAQPGQAWLGSPVAQLAAIGGQLGLTALTLTLATLPFALRTRRQGWLGITLALALFALAWIAGEARLHRASAADTGLTIRLVQPDADQALKWDADWAAEFYRRLITLSQGPTSEGRRPDAVIWPETAVSFLLNDAGPALPQMAEAAGGAPLLTGIQRAEGPRWFNSLVEITPQGTVGAAYDKFHLVPFGEYIPGGDALARFGIRAFAAQAGFGYTPGPGPQVMHIPGLPPFQPLICYEAVFPQHLREVPQRPQWLLQVTNDAWFGKFSGPWQHLAQARLRAIETGLPVMRAANTGVSAAIDPMGRLTARLDLGEQGRIDARLPAPLPPTLWLAWGNLPAVLFALIVLAAAITASRRPLRRIDARRADP
- a CDS encoding dihydroneopterin aldolase, translating into MVPDRIHLREHVIEAEIGAFASERDRRQRLRFALTATLARPGTGASDNVDSILSYDVLVGAIADALGAKRFDLLEALAEDIAARILAHPQAAEVQVCVEKLDRVPGALGITITRARGDAAVRSVSAVKIPVLSARDSRPSGAAVIVPDAPGLPMPQGGDPVQMALLALDQAAWALAAQLGLEIAATRTEIQAAASEGRAVVWAPVRMVREAQDLPPADRDRPEALARWLAARLRDGGSAT
- a CDS encoding YeeE/YedE family protein; translated protein: MPEFLAGFTVPQLAVGLGLVIGLAFGALAERSAFCFRRALVGSDRREAMGVWMTALAVAILGTEAAVMAGLITFDGHRLLAPDLPIAAVILGGLLFGAGMVLSRGCISRLTILGGSGNLRALTTILVVAVIAHATLKGILAPLRTAIGSVTVPLGARASLASLPGGPLLWTLVLAALAILIALRSGGRPRLLVLGALIGLLVPAAWIGTGWLLADEFDPITMEALSFTGPGAEALFWVIAATSIPAGFGTGLVGGVLLGSLVTSLLAGSFRTVSFSSPRETRRYMAGAALMSFGGVLAGGCTLGAGLSGIPTLSVAAILALVAIAVGAKATHALVDGQTADLHGAPIRA
- a CDS encoding putative PEP-binding protein encodes the protein MTAQIDPSAFVRITPTARIDRERHGWRAKCLQRLIRMELPVPATFAIPVEAVRLIAAGHLPSREALAAVIGSADGLLGVRPSALNPDWGGPDTVLNVGINDRCHAILAERLGKVAADAMYLAFVQSYAVNVARLDPDTFTQQGAATLEGALAAYRDETDEHFPQDPAQQLGEVLRSMARAWDGPSARLLRQAKGAPADAPLGLVVQEMALALGPGLSGSGWIDFVDPVTGAPRLAGRFNHQTQGRTRGEGAREIYLTKDPRGPSLQDEAPEILTELIRCGAAARARLREEMKVEFALSNGALSIIDAVRVNRSARAAVKIAVALGRDGIIPPEEAVMRVQPRALSDLLHRQIDPRAPRDLILRGIAASPGAATGSIVFSSARAQDAQARGEAAILVRRETVPEDVRGMHAAVGVLTERGGMSSHAAVIARGFGLPCIVGASDLVIDARAGIMTASGRSFREGEEITIDGTSGEVLAGAADMLDPAIDDDFRTLLGWADAACDMVVRANADTPEDARMARTFGAQGIGLCRTEHMFFDERRLPAMQEMIFADKSADRRLALDRLLPMQREDFVALFDIMAGFPVCIRLFDPPLHEFLPQDREGMRELAETLAIPLSDVVRRVEAVAEANPMLGMRGVRLGLAIPEIYEMQARAIFEATIESAANGAQVVPEIMIPVVSAMREVEIVKTRIDAVAAAVRNARRTGFDYRLGVMVETPRAALRAGDIAEHASFISFGTNDLTQMTYGLSRDDAGRFMGTYLREGVWPEDPFHILDQDGVGELILLGAERARERRPGITVSVCGEHGGNPESIAFCRRAGLDYVSCSPYRVPIARLAAAQESIRARGTIVLDPLGSPLS
- a CDS encoding DEAD/DEAH box helicase encodes the protein MTQFSDLKLDPKVLQAITEAGYTTPTPIQAGAIPPALEGRDVLGIAQTGTGKTASFTLPMITLLGRGRARARMPRSLVLCPTRELAAQVAENFDIYAKHTRLTKALLIGGVSMRDQEMLINRGVDVLIATPGRLLDHFERGNLLLQGVQIMVVDEADRMLDMGFIPDIERIFQLTPFTRQTLFFSATMAPEIERITDTFLHAPERIEVARQATASETITQKLIEITPTRKDQSAKQKRELLRAVINAEGEALKNAIIFCNRKTEVDIVAKSLKAHGFDAAPIHGDLEQAQRMRTLDGFREGTLRFLVASDVAARGLDIPAVSHVFNFDLPSHAEDYVHRIGRTGRAGRQGTAISLAVPSDDKYLAAIENLVKSTLPRVQVPEGFAISDASREAPRAPREDRSSRSGRKPADRGRGPRGKDELIERSAGTQPLEVPAVTLAAVEPAPVANGVAPAVAHTDVAAAAKSEPRGGERQNGRQGDRREPRSEARSERRDDHRSERRDEPRSQHHGERRDERRDEPRRDRDDRNGRRDDRRNGDDRRNGIVGLGDHVPDFMTRSFRTSPAPDTGSAEAAVEPNPKVEREPREERRDEKRGRSRRGRGRNRGEDRAREAVTEAAVPEAAGGESAVPEAVIPEALAAPEAALPDAAPSLETVALPETTVEPVSEPVLDETAPSVEVVLDPDPQTVAPVAAEVATPVKRTRTRKPKAAAEAAPEANAAAAAEAPAKPKRTRKPKATAADAPPEGTSVATAAEPAAAKPARTRKPRAKTLEAVPAADAAPAPAAERDA
- the metK gene encoding methionine adenosyltransferase; this encodes MARQNYVFTSESVSEGHPDKLCDQISDAVLDALLAEEEGARVACETFATSDLVVVGGEIGLSDPGRLSKFNDHIPEIARGVIRDIGYEQERFHWNSCKVLNFLHEQSAHIAQGVDRDGAGDQGIMFGYAIDETPELMPAPILYSHAILRRLAEARRSGAEPSLGPDAKSQLSLRYEDGRPVEVSQIVVSHQHKDPAQTSADIRAIVEPYVREVLPESWLTEATEWHINPTGTFVIGGPDGDAGLTGRKIIVDTYGGAAPHGGGAFSGKDPTKVDRSAAYAARYLAKNVVAAGLARRCVIQLSYAIGVARPLSIYADTFGTGAVPEAEIERAIAEVMDLTPRGIRNTLQLNRPIYRRTAAYGHFGRAPEADGGFSWERTDLTEALKKAV